From Hymenobacter sedentarius, a single genomic window includes:
- a CDS encoding glycoside hydrolase family 127 protein has translation MISPKTFLLVLGLSGALPALAQRADYPIQAVPFTKVKLTDNFWQPRLKTNTTVTIPASFQRCEATNRVKNFEMAAAHSGKFATTFPFDDTDIYKTLEGAAYSLSLCPDKELSAYMDALIAKVGAAQEPDGYLYTARTIDPAHPHAWAGQERWEKERELSHELYNSGHLYEAAVAHYQATGKKTLLNIALKNADLVCSVFGPGKRVVAPGHEIAEMGLVKLYRVTGKPEYLQTAKFFLDARGQHKGYDPKSPDPFRNGQYWQDDKPVVAQKEAEGHAVRAEYLYSAMADVAALTGDKQLLAAVDTIWQNMVSKKFYVTGGTGAVPGGERFGQNYELPNATAYNETCASVADIYWNQRMFQLHGEAKYADIIEKVLYNGLLSGVGLDGKSFFYSNAMQIKNSASFAQTEPARAGWFECSCCPTNLARLFPALPGYVYGQKDRDIYVNLFVSGSTDLAVKNKAVRLTQQNNYPWSGDLKFTVNQASTSDFNLLVRIPGWARNEAMPSDLYRFAQPSDAKVTVRVNGKAVEYQLKNGYAVLARKWKKDDVVDVRLPMDVRTVVAHPNVRDNVGKVALQRGPVMYCAEWKDNEGKASNIIVPAGTTFTTVEKPDLLNGITALTATVPVVKVDAATNTISTVRQTLTAIPYYAWANRGKGEMMVWFPQRVTDVDLVTRQAEEVTHAK, from the coding sequence ATGATATCTCCGAAAACTTTCCTGCTGGTGTTGGGCCTGAGCGGCGCGCTGCCCGCCCTGGCCCAACGCGCCGACTACCCCATTCAGGCCGTGCCGTTCACCAAGGTGAAGCTAACGGATAACTTCTGGCAGCCGCGGCTCAAAACGAATACTACCGTCACCATTCCGGCCTCGTTCCAGCGCTGCGAAGCCACGAATCGGGTAAAGAATTTCGAGATGGCGGCAGCGCATTCGGGCAAATTCGCCACCACATTTCCCTTTGACGACACCGACATTTACAAGACGCTGGAAGGGGCGGCGTACTCGCTTAGCCTGTGCCCGGACAAGGAGTTATCGGCCTACATGGATGCGCTGATTGCCAAAGTCGGGGCGGCCCAGGAGCCCGACGGCTACCTCTACACGGCCCGCACCATCGACCCGGCCCACCCGCACGCCTGGGCCGGCCAGGAACGGTGGGAAAAGGAGCGCGAGTTGAGCCACGAGCTCTACAACTCCGGCCACCTCTACGAAGCGGCCGTGGCCCACTACCAGGCCACTGGCAAGAAAACCCTGCTCAACATCGCCCTGAAAAACGCCGACCTCGTGTGCTCGGTATTTGGCCCCGGCAAGCGCGTGGTGGCGCCCGGCCACGAAATCGCGGAAATGGGCCTCGTGAAGCTCTACCGTGTAACCGGCAAGCCCGAATACCTGCAAACGGCCAAGTTTTTCCTTGATGCGCGCGGCCAGCACAAGGGCTACGACCCCAAGAGCCCAGACCCCTTCCGCAACGGCCAGTACTGGCAGGACGACAAGCCCGTGGTGGCCCAAAAAGAAGCCGAAGGCCACGCCGTGCGCGCCGAATACCTGTACTCGGCCATGGCCGATGTGGCCGCCCTCACCGGCGACAAGCAGCTGCTGGCTGCCGTGGATACCATCTGGCAGAACATGGTGAGCAAGAAGTTCTACGTGACTGGCGGCACCGGCGCGGTGCCCGGCGGCGAGCGGTTTGGCCAGAACTACGAGCTGCCCAACGCCACGGCCTACAACGAAACCTGCGCCTCGGTGGCCGACATCTACTGGAACCAGCGCATGTTCCAGCTGCACGGCGAGGCCAAGTACGCCGACATCATCGAGAAGGTGCTCTACAACGGCCTGCTCTCGGGCGTGGGGCTCGACGGCAAATCGTTCTTCTACTCCAACGCCATGCAGATTAAAAACAGCGCCAGCTTTGCCCAGACCGAGCCGGCGCGGGCGGGCTGGTTTGAGTGCTCGTGCTGCCCCACCAACCTGGCGCGGCTGTTTCCCGCGCTGCCGGGTTACGTGTACGGGCAGAAAGACCGGGACATTTACGTAAACCTCTTCGTGAGCGGCAGCACCGATTTGGCCGTGAAAAACAAGGCCGTACGTCTCACCCAGCAGAACAATTACCCCTGGAGCGGCGACCTGAAATTCACCGTGAATCAGGCTTCGACTTCGGATTTTAACCTGCTGGTGCGTATTCCGGGTTGGGCGCGCAACGAGGCTATGCCGTCGGATTTGTACCGGTTTGCCCAGCCTTCTGACGCGAAGGTGACCGTTCGGGTAAATGGCAAGGCCGTGGAATATCAGCTGAAAAACGGCTACGCCGTCCTGGCCCGCAAGTGGAAGAAAGACGACGTAGTAGACGTGCGCCTGCCCATGGACGTGCGCACCGTGGTGGCCCACCCCAACGTGCGCGACAACGTGGGCAAAGTTGCCCTGCAGCGCGGCCCGGTCATGTACTGCGCCGAGTGGAAGGACAACGAAGGCAAAGCCAGCAACATCATCGTGCCCGCCGGCACCACCTTCACTACCGTCGAAAAACCCGACCTGCTGAACGGCATCACGGCGCTCACGGCCACCGTGCCCGTGGTGAAAGTCGATGCCGCCACCAACACCATCAGCACCGTGCGCCAGACCCTAACGGCCATCCCGTACTACGCCTGGGCCAACCGTGGCAAGGGCGAAATGATGGTCTGGTTTCCGCAGCGCGTGACCGACGTGGACCTGGTGACCCGCCAAGCCGAAGAAGTGACGCACGCCAAGTAG